One Malus sylvestris chromosome 14, drMalSylv7.2, whole genome shotgun sequence DNA segment encodes these proteins:
- the LOC126600271 gene encoding arginine-specific demethylase JMJ20-like: MCDCHQVHNLEDAISINHNWFNAYNIRWVGDYYYKAMEYIEDIKDICDDFEGLCQQNLAANTERMEITIRIHLH, from the exons ATGTGTGATTGTCATCAAGTCCATAATCTG GAAGATGCAATTTCCATAAACCACAACTGGTTCAATGCTTATAATATTCGTTGGGTG GGGGACTACTACTACAAGGCTATGGAGTACATAGAAGACATCAAGGATATATGTGATGATTTTGAAGGTCTCTGCCAACAGAACCTTGCCGCTAATACAG AAAGAATGGAAATCACAATCCGAATTCATCTGCATTAG